Genomic DNA from Longimicrobiales bacterium:
CGAACGTGCCGGCGTCCGTCACGTACTGGATGTGCAGCACGCGACCGGACGGGCCGCGGTCGAGCACGTTGATCTCGTGCACCGTGCCGATATCGATACCGCGCCACGCGCTGAGCGCACCACTGATCTCTGCGGCGGTCCACTCGAACGACCAGCGGTGATACCGTGACCAGTCGGCCTCGAAGTCGCCGGCCTTGTAGCCGCGCAGCGAACGCGCATTCGCCGACCGCTTGAAGACTTCCAGTGTCGGCACGTGCTCGAACGCCTGGCCGCGCGGTGCATCCGGCACGCCGCGGAGGTAGGGCACGGGCGCGGAGTTGTAGACCTCCTCATTGTTCGCCGTGAACCCGCCGGACGTCGACGAGTAGAGCGCCTCGATGAGGGCACCGTTGTAGCTCGCGACGATACCGGCAGTCTCATCGACCGCCTGCGATGACAGCGGATGCTCCGCGGCCAGGCCCCCGTACACCTGGTCGGAGGTCGTCGGCAGCAGGTCGTAGCCGTCCGCGGCGCGCTTGCCCAGCCCGCGCATCGCGTACGTCCGTGCGGCGACGGCCTGCGCCTTCAGCGCCTCCAGCTCGCCATAGACGGTCGGCGGCAGCTCACGCGGGACCACGCCGTAGAGGTAGTCCTCCATCGGCAGGGAGTTGATCCCCGCCAGCGTCCCGCCACTGTTGGGTGCGACCTCGGCGATGCCGCGGTAAGCGACGCCGTTGATCGTCACCTGGCCGCTCGCCGAACGCAGGATGGCAGCCTCGTTTACGAGAACCGTGCTCGTGCCGACCACCTTAAGAACGGCGGCGGAAATCTGGCTGGCGGTGGTCCAGAAGGCGCCCGGGAACGCCACGCCGTCCGCGATCGCCTGGTTGAGGAACGCGACGCGGGCGCCCCACGAGACGTCGCTCGACGGATACACCAGCCGCGCACGCGTGCAGTTCGCCGCCGGGACGAACTCGGTCCACGTCGTGTACCCCTTCGACTGTGCGTCCGCTTCCCAGCTGGCGAGCGCGGCGGCGCCGTAGCACGCCACCTGGAGGCGGTACACCGTGACGATCGTCGCCGGCGTCTCGATCGTGACGACCAGGCTCCCCCCGTCGCCCGTCAGCACCACGTTGCCCGTGGCCTTCTCGACAAGCTCCCACGGACCGGCCGCGCCGATCGTGACACTCGAAGCGGAGGG
This window encodes:
- a CDS encoding SpoIID/LytB domain-containing protein codes for the protein MRHVRSRILSAALATAALFTAACEQTPFAPNEATADYARLDAGPSRVAYTGAIRIGVVPSASSVTIGAAGPWELVEKATGNVVLTGDGGSLVVTIETPATIVTVYRLQVACYGAAALASWEADAQSKGYTTWTEFVPAANCTRARLVYPSSDVSWGARVAFLNQAIADGVAFPGAFWTTASQISAAVLKVVGTSTVLVNEAAILRSASGQVTINGVAYRGIAEVAPNSGGTLAGINSLPMEDYLYGVVPRELPPTVYGELEALKAQAVAARTYAMRGLGKRAADGYDLLPTTSDQVYGGLAAEHPLSSQAVDETAGIVASYNGALIEALYSSTSGGFTANNEEVYNSAPVPYLRGVPDAPRGQAFEHVPTLEVFKRSANARSLRGYKAGDFEADWSRYHRWSFEWTAAEISGALSAWRGIDIGTVHEINVLDRGPSGRVLHIQYVTDAGTFESTKDAIRTSLKFINASGGYSSMLSTLFYIEPVVDKRTGEIGFAARGGGWGHGVGLCQTGAVGMAARKATYVEILNHYYQGITLELAY